In Microvirga sp. 17 mud 1-3, the genomic window TCCAAAGACATGGCGGATGCATGATCGAATGTGCGGCGCGACCTATCTATAAGGCTCGCAACTATCGAGGACCACCAATCGTAACGGGATATCGTGAGATGTCCCGTTCTTCCTTTTAAAGGCGTAGTCAATCATGGCGTTGTTAGTCGTCGTGGACGATCAAGGCAGCAACCGGCGGATTTATTCCAAGCTGGCGAGCCTCGTTGACGAGGATGCTTCTGTTAAGACTTTTAGCAGCCCGTTCGAGATGCTGGACTGGGCAAAGACCCATACGCCCGATCTTGTCATCACTGACTTCAAGATGCCCGGCATGGACGGGGCCGACCTGACCCGTCGGCTGCGTGCGCTCCCCGACGTGGCAGAGGTTCCGATCATTGTCCTGACCGCATATGAGGACCGGAGCTTTCGTCTGAACGCCCTTGAGGCAGGGGCGACGGACTTCATGCAGACCCCCGTCAGCCACGACGAGTTCATCAGCCGCGCCCGGAATCTGCTGAGGCTGCGGCAGCAGCAGCAGAAGATCAGGCAAGAGGCCAGGAGACTCGAGCGTCGTCTTTGGGAGAGTGAAACCTCACGGCAAAAGGCGCTTCGTCATGGCCATGAGCAACTGGCACAGGTGATCGATACGGTTCCGGCGCTCATCAGCGCAACGAACCTCGACGGGCAGTGTGTCTTCGTCAATGCGATGTTCGCAGTCTATGCGAAAAGGGATCCTGCGGACTGTGTCGGTCTCAAGCCGTCTGACCTCCTGTCCGGGTCCGACTTGGAACGCAACAAGGCTGCGGAGGAGGCTGCCCGCACGCGCGGCCAAGTCAGCCCCGGGTTTGAGGAGCGGCTCCTCGATCCTGATGGCTTTCCCCGATCCTTCCTGACCACCAAGTCGCCACTCTTCAACGAGAGTGGATCGCTTATCGGGATTCTCACGACCTCGCTCGACATCACGGAGCAGAAGCAGGCACAGGAGCGCCTCCGTCACCTGGCCCAGCATGACGCTCTGACGGGCTTGCCGAACAGGACCTTTCTCAGCAACCGTCTGCAGGAAATTCTGGCAAGTCATGACAGCTCGGAGACGGGCCAGTTAGGCGCGCTTCACCTTCTGGATCTGGATCGATTCAAGAGCATCAACGATACGCTCGGTCATTCCTTTGGCGATCAGCTGCTGCAAGCCGTTTCGGGTCTGTTGCGGCCCCTGTGCGGTGTCGGTGTGACACTGGTACGCCTGGGAGGCGACGAGTTTGCATTGCTGCAGGAAGACATCACGGAAAGATGGGAGGCGGAGCAGCTCGCCTCCAGGATCATCTCCGCCTTGGCAAAGCCCATCAAGGTCGGCCAACGCTATGTGAATACGACTGCCAGCCTAGGCATCGCCTTCGTGGGGCGCGATGGATCCGACGTCAATGAGATCCTCAAGAATGCCGACCTTTCCATGTACCAGGCGAAATCCAAGGGCCGGAATCGATATCATGTCTTCTCCGAGGACCTGCGGGCTCGCATGGACGAGTTCGCATGGCTTGAGGCCGGCATCAGGGAAGCCCTCAAGCGAAACGAATTCGTCCTCCATTACCAACCGCAGCTGAACCTGCAGTCAGGCCAGATCATCGGTGTCGAGGCCTTGATACGGTGGCAGCACCCGGAACGCGGGCTGCTGATGCCCGGAGCGTTCCTGCCGGTTGCCGAGGAAAGTGGCTTGATGCCCGACATCTCGGACTGGGTGCTGCGGGCTGCCTGTCGGCAGCTGGCTGAGTGGCGAAGGCGGGGGATCGGAGAACTTCGTCTTGCCGTTAATATCTCTCCTTCTCAGTTTAACAGGTCGAAAACCTGGGAGAGCCTGAGGTCTATCCGCGACGAGATAGGCGATGATCTGGCTAAGCTGGAAATCGAGCTGACGGAAAGTGCTTTCGTCGACCAGATCGAAGATGCAGCGGGCAATCTCAGACTGCTTAAGGAGGCTGGGGTCAGTATTGCGCTCGACGACTTTGGGACCGGATTCTCTTCCCTGGGACTGGCGAAGGAGCTGCCGATCGATGCTCTGAAGATTGACCGTAGCTTTGTGTGCAATCTTCCCCACAGCAAGGCCGATGCGGCCATCACGCGCGCCATAATCCGGCTTGGCCATGGTCTGGATTTGCGTGTCGTCGCCGAAGGCGTTGAAAACGAGGAGCAGCTGGCCTTCCTTCGTCAGGAGGACTGTGACGAAATCCAGGGTTATTATTTCAGCAAGCCTTTGGCTGCCGAGGAGTGCCTGCAGCGCATTCTCCAACAGAACTCCGGCGGAACATCCGTCTGATATGGGCTCTGCCCATAGGCGATGATCAGGAGCGCGCGTGTTCGATTCAATCTCGCACTGGCGTCGATGGTTCCAAAACCGCCCTGATCGTGAGCATGAGATCACGATCAACCGGCAGATCATAAGCCTAGCCATCTTCGTCTATGTGTGGCTCATCATGCCCGGCTTTGCCGAGCAGACGTTTGAAGCACGGATGATCGCGCTGGCCTATCTGTGCGCGGCGTCTGTCCTGTCCATTCATCTCCTCGCCAGGCCCGGGATCTCGGTTGTCCGCCGCGTCGCGGCAATTGGCGTCGATCTTGGGCTTTTATCCATCGGCCTTTATGCCGGCGGAGAGTACGTCACCATCCTCTATCCGTTTTATTACTGGATTATCCTCGGCAACGGCTTCCGGTACGGCGTCAGGTATCTCTATTTTGGCACATTCGTCGGAGCGCTCGGCTTTCTGCTCGTCACCCAATCGGCGGAATACTGGTTGCAGAACCAGCCGCTGGGCCTCGGCCTTCTGGGTGGAGTGATCATCCTTCCTCTTTATGCCGCGACCCTCATCAGGAGCCTGTCGCAGGCACGTGAGCTTGCGGAGCAGGCCAACCGGGCAAAGACCCAGTTCCTGGCCAGTGTCAGCCACGAGCTACGAACCCCGCTCAACGCAGTCGTAGGGATGGCAGACCTTCTCAACGACACGTCGCTGCGTGCAGATCAGCGCGAAATGGTTGAAACCGTCAGGACATCATCGAAGGCGCTTCTTGCCCTCATCGACGACCTGTTGGATTTCGCCAGCATCGAAGCCGGCAAGATTACGATAAATTCGGCGCCGTTCCACCTGAGCCGGATGCTGTCGCAGGTACGGGAGGTCGCGTCCCTTCAGGCAGGAGCCAAAGGGCTTCGATTCCACCTTCATGTCACGCCGCGAACACCTTCTTTTTTGCTTGGAGACGAGCGTCGACTGAGAGAGGTTCTTCTCAACCTGATCGGCAATGCCGTGAAGTTCACCGAACAGGGCAGGGTGGACCTGTTCGTGGACGGCGCCCCGACCCGCAATCTGGTGTCGCTCCGCTTCGACGTGAGCGATACGGGGATTGGCATTGAGGCGAGCGCCCGAAGGCGGATTTTTGAGAGGTTTACCCAGGCCGACGAGACGATCCTGAATCGCTTCGGCGGAACGGGTCTCGGTCTTGCCATCTCCCAGCATCTCGTCCGCCTGCAAGGGGGCGAGATCACCGTCGAGAGCGTACCCGGCCGGGGAAGCACGTTCAGCTTTACGCTGCCGATGGCACTCTCCGATACCCAGGATGAACGTGAGGTCGATCTCCAGGACGTGGAGGTTGTCCTGCTTGGCGGCGATGACGATCAGCTGCGCTGGGTTGAGGAGCGGCTAGGCCAGGCTTGCGGCTCGGTTAGGAAATGCGAGGACGTTCTGCAGGCAGCGCGTATCCTCAAGTCTCCTACGGCGGGCCAAATCCAGCGGCGGATTGTTCTGCTCGTAGGGGACCGTGGCCTTGCGGTGATTTCCAGCGAAGGGCCGCTCAAGCTCGCCGAGATCGAGGCTGCCAATCCCTATGGGGTCTTTCTTGTTGGGGCTCCGTCGATGGATGCAACCCAGCCCGTCGTTAGGAAAAGCGTCTCGGCCGTCCTGAGCCGCGATGCCCTTCTCTCTGATCTAACGGCTGCGATGCGCTTCGTTAGGGGAGGGCAGGCCACCGTCGCCGTACGGCAGCCGCTGATCCGCCGACGCGAACGCAGCCTGCGCATTCTATTGGCCGATGACAACCGAGTGAACCAGAAGGTCATCAGTCGCATTCTGGAAGCGGGCGGCCATGAGGTCTCGCTCGTCGAGGATGGGGAGCAGGCCCTGGACAGCCTGGAGCGCCATAGCTTCGACCTTGTCGTAATGGACCTCAACATGCCTGTGATGGACGGTATCGAGGCGACCAAGCTCTACCGAATGGCATCCCTGGGGGAGCGCTATGTCCCGATTGTCGGTCTGACCGCGGATGCCACCCTATCTGCGGCATTGAGAGCGAAGGAGGCGGGCATGGATGCCTGCTTGACCAAGCCTGTCAGTGCTCCCGTTCTCCTCGATCGGATCGACGAACTCACGGCAGGCCAGCCGCAGGCGCAGCCCGTTCAAGTTCCTGAAGCTACTCAAGTAGCACCCCATCTCGGCAGTCACGATCTCGTCGATTTCGGAATGTTGGAGAACTTGAAGATTCTCGGGGGCGAGACCTTTCTGGAAGAAGTCATCTCCGCCTTCCTGACGGATGGTGGCGTCATTCTCGATCAACTCCAGGCCGCCGTGGATCGAGGCGACGTGCCCGGCTTCAACGAGCAGGTGCACGCTCTGCAAAGCGGGTCAGGCAATGTCGGTGTGCACGGCCTCGCCGAACGTTGCCGCCGTTGGCGGCCGAGATCGGCAAGTGATCTCAAGAACCATGGCGGCGAAATCGTCTCAGGATTGCGTTCGGACTTTGAAGCCGCACGTTCCATCTTCCTGCGAGATTATGTGAGCAAGCCCTTCTTGATCATAGACCGTCGCCCATCGGACGATCATTGAACGTCCTGGCAAGACAGAGAAATCCGTCTCGCCAAGAGTTGCAGTTCTCGCGGGATCCGCCGAACAGCGATTTTCGGGCGGTCATGGTTCGCGCGGGTTCAGGTGGCAGATGGATCATTCGGCGGCGATGAGCATTCCGGGAGCCGGTCCCAAATTGCAACGGCGATCCTGAGCGGATGCCAGGCGCTCCATCTTCCGCAGGTCGGAAGGTGTTAGCCGCAGGGCGGCCTCGACCCACGTGTCGGTCACGTGGCGGAGCTCTTCGAGCGTGATGGGAGAGACTTGGTGTCTCGCTTTGAAGACTGCCTGGAGAGCATTGTGGCGGCGCTGGTGTTGATGGACGTATTCCCTGACGGCCTCTTCGCCGTAACCATCTTCCGCGAGGATATCGACAAGCCCTTTCTGGTGCAGCTCCTCGGCGGTGTAGATCTTCCCGCTTAAGATCATCCGCTCCGCTTCGATCGCGCCGAGGCGGCGAGCGATGAGGCTGTAGGCGCCCATGCCCGGGAACAGGTTAAACAGGACCTCGGGCAAGCCGAACTTGGCGCTGCGCTCAGCAACAATGACATTGCAAGACAAGGCGGTCTCGAAACCGCCCCCCAGGGCATCTCCCTGTACCAGCGCAATCGTGACGACCGGATGCCCGTAGCTGCTGAGATTGTTGTAGATGATATCGACGCAGCTATATGCATAGGTCTGGAGACAAAGCCGCTGCTGCTTCCGAACGGCCTCCGCAAAAAGGCGAAGATCGCCACCGAGATTGAAGACACCCGGGGTACGGGAGCCAACGACGAGAAAATCGAACGGTCGCTCTGCTTCGGGGGTGTCCGAGAGCCGCTGACGCAGGAGGGTCTGCATGGCCGTAACGTCGCGGAGCAGACCAGGCGTGACGCTGGGTCTGTCCTCAGAGTTCAGATGGCACCAGAAAATCCGCTCCATCTCGTCGAGGGAAAGATCAAGATTGGCGTAAGTTGGAGTCCAATCCTGCTCGATGGGTCTGGGCAAGCGATGGGGCGAGAGGCCCTGCGAAAGCATAGGCCCGCTCTGATTGAAAGAATACTTCTTTTCCATGAGTTGCTCCTGTGTGTAGCACAATGCCGTCCACGCAAAGCGCGCTCGAAAGACTTGGGTTGCGTGGCGTTAATCTATTTTGCGCGTTCGGCAGGGAGGCGCAAAGCTTTGTTTTGAGGAGTGTCCACGGCGATAATGGGGAATTATATGTTACAATAAACCGTAGCATTTTGCGGTGTGTGCAGGCGTCGCGCGGGACAATGTTGCAACATGATTACGGATTCGGATTGGACTTGCCGGTTCACCACGCGTGGCCAGAGAACATTATCGCTTCGGTCGAACACTGAAGTTCATCGTGCGGATCAAACGAATTACAGTACGCGCGGAAGACCGAGCCTTCCCTCACCCTGAGGTCACTGTCTCGAAACCGCAGACGTTGTTCCGACCCGCCGCTTTGGCCTTATAGAGAGCTGTGTCGGCAGCCTCGAAGAGAATTGCCGCCATGCTACCCCGCGGCGGGCGTGCCGAAGCAACGCCAATGCTGACGGTCACAATGTGATAAGGGCTTCCCTCGTGAGCGATGCCCAGCGCCATGATGGCTTGCCGGATGTTCTCGGCAACCATGCGTGCACCGGACGCATCCGTCTCGGGCAGTACAATGGCGAATTCTTCGCCGCCGTGTCGAGCGGAGACATCCCGCGGGCGCTGTATGTTCGCGTTGAGCATGTGCGCGATCGTTCGAAGCACGTCGTCGCCTTTTCCATGCCCATAGCGGTCGTTGAAACTCTTAAAGTAATCCGCGTCGATATAGAGAAGAGAAATCGATGACCCCGAGCGGATCGCCTGTCGCCATTCGCGCTCGAAGATTTCCCGAAAGCCACGCCGGTTCAGAAGGCCGGTCAGGTCGTCCGTTCTGGCAAGCCTTCTTAGTTTCGTCTCAGCTTTCGTGCGCCGTTTCAGCTCTCGCTGGAACAGGACGGTCAGGCCAACCACGGCAAAGCAGAGGATCCCCGTCATGAGGCTCATGACAATCGCCTTGACCCTCCAAGCAGCGAGAAATTCATCCACGGACAGCGCAACCGTCAGGACGAGCGGTTGATCATCGAGCCGCTGAAACGAAATGATGCGGCGGACCTGATCGATAGGAGACACGGAATCAAGGGTACCGTTGGGCGCGTGCAGAAGACGCTGGACCTGCAGGGAGGTACCGAGATTCTGGTTTATCTGAGAGGTGTCGAAAGGATGACGGGTCAGGAGAATTCCATCCCCTCGGAAGAGATTGATTGTGCCATGCTTTCCCAGCCTGAGGTCGTTGAACAGCTGGTTGACGGTGTGGAGAGGAAGAAAGCCCATCACCACCCCTGCAAAGCGTCCATCCGAATAGGAAAGCCTCCGGCTCAGGCCGAGGCTCAGCTCCCCGTTCCTCAGCGGGTCCTTGAACGGACGACTGACGTAAAGCCCGATGTAGGAGTTCGCCTTGTGCACAACGAAGGATTCGTTGTCGGCCAGGTTGAAGGACCGCGGCGCGATCACGGGACCCGCATCTGCGATGAGTTCGCCGGCCTCGTTTACGACAACGAGCGACCCCATGAGGGAGGCTGTCGCGACACGATCAAATAAGACCCGGTGCTGCAGATCGGGCGGGAGCCTCTGAAATCCGATATAGCGAAGACCTTCAATGACACCCTTCAGTGACAGGTCCAGTAGATCGAGATCGCTTCCGAGGTCGCGCGCAATGGCCGTGAGCAGGTTCCTGGAGGAGTTCTCGGCCTCTTGCCAGGTGTCGAGGTAATCGTTCCTCAACGTATGCGCTGAAATCGCGAGGATGCCTAATGCAATGAGGCCAGCGATCAGGTTGAGGCGGAGCTTGGTCAAGGCAAATTTCATTTGGGATCACCAGCACCCCTCTAACGCCTTTTACCGCTTAGCCATGGATCGGAAATTAGACATAAGGTTATTTGGATTTCGTGAATAAGCGGCCGTCCGAGACGAGTAAATCGTAAGAGCATCCAGTCTTGTATGAAGGATGCCTGCCTGATTTCTCGGTCAGGGAGGAGAGGTGCGAACCTTGTCCTGGGCTCAGCGTCTTCTCGGAAGGTGCACTGTCCCGCGCAGCTAGATCTGCGCTAGGGCCCGAAGGGTTCGTGGATGGATAATATAACGGGAGATGGCGTGCTGCTTGGAGTTCGGCACAAGTTCTATGGAAGTGACAGGGCTCCTGGGCGAGCCTCACTTCTTCGCTCTTGGAAATTCAAGAAATGGTCGGAGTGGCAGGATTTGAACCTGCGACCCCCACGTCCCGAACGTGGTGCGCTACCAGACTGCGCTACACTCCGACACCGAAATCATCGGGAAGGCCGGTCTTATAGCGGGGGGCATCCTGGGCCGCAAGAGGGAAAACGAGCTTGGCCGTGAGATCGCCGCAGTGGCGAAAACCTAGTTGCCAGCCCAGTTCGAGACGATTATGTACACCCCACTTCGCGAAGCATTGGGGCGTCGCCAAGCGGTAAGGCAGCGGTTTTTGGTACCGCCATTCCCAGGTTCGAATCCTGGCGCCCCAGCCATCGTTCTTCCGCAAATCCTCTATGACCTTGCCAGCTCGAAGCACTGGGTTGCTTCCTTGGCCATCTGCCAATTGTTACCGCCCTCATCCATCACGTCCGAAAATCGCGAGACGGCGGCTTGTGGCATTGCCATCATGGCTCCTGGGGTCGTGGGATTGGAGCGCTTTGGAACGGTTTCGTTCGGAGCTTGCGGAGGGGGATTATGGAACCGGCATTGCCAGTACGCCTCGTGGTCAGCCAGATCGAGACGCCGCTCGGCGATGCGCTCGTGGCGGTGGACGAAAGGGATGTCCTGCGGGCCCTCTTCTTTGCGGATTTTGA contains:
- a CDS encoding ATP-binding protein, coding for MFDSISHWRRWFQNRPDREHEITINRQIISLAIFVYVWLIMPGFAEQTFEARMIALAYLCAASVLSIHLLARPGISVVRRVAAIGVDLGLLSIGLYAGGEYVTILYPFYYWIILGNGFRYGVRYLYFGTFVGALGFLLVTQSAEYWLQNQPLGLGLLGGVIILPLYAATLIRSLSQARELAEQANRAKTQFLASVSHELRTPLNAVVGMADLLNDTSLRADQREMVETVRTSSKALLALIDDLLDFASIEAGKITINSAPFHLSRMLSQVREVASLQAGAKGLRFHLHVTPRTPSFLLGDERRLREVLLNLIGNAVKFTEQGRVDLFVDGAPTRNLVSLRFDVSDTGIGIEASARRRIFERFTQADETILNRFGGTGLGLAISQHLVRLQGGEITVESVPGRGSTFSFTLPMALSDTQDEREVDLQDVEVVLLGGDDDQLRWVEERLGQACGSVRKCEDVLQAARILKSPTAGQIQRRIVLLVGDRGLAVISSEGPLKLAEIEAANPYGVFLVGAPSMDATQPVVRKSVSAVLSRDALLSDLTAAMRFVRGGQATVAVRQPLIRRRERSLRILLADDNRVNQKVISRILEAGGHEVSLVEDGEQALDSLERHSFDLVVMDLNMPVMDGIEATKLYRMASLGERYVPIVGLTADATLSAALRAKEAGMDACLTKPVSAPVLLDRIDELTAGQPQAQPVQVPEATQVAPHLGSHDLVDFGMLENLKILGGETFLEEVISAFLTDGGVILDQLQAAVDRGDVPGFNEQVHALQSGSGNVGVHGLAERCRRWRPRSASDLKNHGGEIVSGLRSDFEAARSIFLRDYVSKPFLIIDRRPSDDH
- a CDS encoding crotonase/enoyl-CoA hydratase family protein, whose translation is MEKKYSFNQSGPMLSQGLSPHRLPRPIEQDWTPTYANLDLSLDEMERIFWCHLNSEDRPSVTPGLLRDVTAMQTLLRQRLSDTPEAERPFDFLVVGSRTPGVFNLGGDLRLFAEAVRKQQRLCLQTYAYSCVDIIYNNLSSYGHPVVTIALVQGDALGGGFETALSCNVIVAERSAKFGLPEVLFNLFPGMGAYSLIARRLGAIEAERMILSGKIYTAEELHQKGLVDILAEDGYGEEAVREYVHQHQRRHNALQAVFKARHQVSPITLEELRHVTDTWVEAALRLTPSDLRKMERLASAQDRRCNLGPAPGMLIAAE
- a CDS encoding EAL domain-containing protein; its protein translation is MALLVVVDDQGSNRRIYSKLASLVDEDASVKTFSSPFEMLDWAKTHTPDLVITDFKMPGMDGADLTRRLRALPDVAEVPIIVLTAYEDRSFRLNALEAGATDFMQTPVSHDEFISRARNLLRLRQQQQKIRQEARRLERRLWESETSRQKALRHGHEQLAQVIDTVPALISATNLDGQCVFVNAMFAVYAKRDPADCVGLKPSDLLSGSDLERNKAAEEAARTRGQVSPGFEERLLDPDGFPRSFLTTKSPLFNESGSLIGILTTSLDITEQKQAQERLRHLAQHDALTGLPNRTFLSNRLQEILASHDSSETGQLGALHLLDLDRFKSINDTLGHSFGDQLLQAVSGLLRPLCGVGVTLVRLGGDEFALLQEDITERWEAEQLASRIISALAKPIKVGQRYVNTTASLGIAFVGRDGSDVNEILKNADLSMYQAKSKGRNRYHVFSEDLRARMDEFAWLEAGIREALKRNEFVLHYQPQLNLQSGQIIGVEALIRWQHPERGLLMPGAFLPVAEESGLMPDISDWVLRAACRQLAEWRRRGIGELRLAVNISPSQFNRSKTWESLRSIRDEIGDDLAKLEIELTESAFVDQIEDAAGNLRLLKEAGVSIALDDFGTGFSSLGLAKELPIDALKIDRSFVCNLPHSKADAAITRAIIRLGHGLDLRVVAEGVENEEQLAFLRQEDCDEIQGYYFSKPLAAEECLQRILQQNSGGTSV
- a CDS encoding diguanylate cyclase; translation: MTKLRLNLIAGLIALGILAISAHTLRNDYLDTWQEAENSSRNLLTAIARDLGSDLDLLDLSLKGVIEGLRYIGFQRLPPDLQHRVLFDRVATASLMGSLVVVNEAGELIADAGPVIAPRSFNLADNESFVVHKANSYIGLYVSRPFKDPLRNGELSLGLSRRLSYSDGRFAGVVMGFLPLHTVNQLFNDLRLGKHGTINLFRGDGILLTRHPFDTSQINQNLGTSLQVQRLLHAPNGTLDSVSPIDQVRRIISFQRLDDQPLVLTVALSVDEFLAAWRVKAIVMSLMTGILCFAVVGLTVLFQRELKRRTKAETKLRRLARTDDLTGLLNRRGFREIFEREWRQAIRSGSSISLLYIDADYFKSFNDRYGHGKGDDVLRTIAHMLNANIQRPRDVSARHGGEEFAIVLPETDASGARMVAENIRQAIMALGIAHEGSPYHIVTVSIGVASARPPRGSMAAILFEAADTALYKAKAAGRNNVCGFETVTSG